A single Pirellulales bacterium DNA region contains:
- a CDS encoding NADH-quinone oxidoreductase subunit J produces the protein MTQAQSVLLLATVLAAAGLWLLLPRGGQIGRKLGIVLALVSLGLFASRLPHLAKTSIEEIVFWMLASVTIIAATCAVTLRSPVYCAIWFAMTLLGTAGLFLFQGAQFLGVATIVVYAGAILVTFLFVLMLAQPQGHAYYDRVSWEALVSAAVGAVMIGILSMVIGDAFSPHAAVAEDSAQATPVYEYHPGIEDPIAGRDVPQRQDEILSDRHMDHLGAQLFSRHLIAVEVAGTMLLAALVGAVAIAIQSKPMPRPAGGSRHG, from the coding sequence GTGACGCAAGCGCAAAGCGTACTCCTGTTGGCCACGGTGCTGGCCGCCGCCGGGTTGTGGCTCCTCCTGCCGCGCGGTGGGCAGATCGGGCGCAAGCTGGGCATCGTGCTGGCCCTGGTCAGCTTGGGTCTGTTCGCGTCGCGATTGCCGCACCTGGCCAAGACTTCGATCGAAGAAATCGTCTTCTGGATGCTGGCGTCCGTGACGATCATCGCCGCCACCTGCGCCGTCACGCTTCGCAGCCCCGTGTACTGCGCCATCTGGTTTGCGATGACGCTCCTGGGCACCGCCGGACTGTTTTTGTTCCAGGGCGCGCAGTTTCTCGGCGTGGCGACGATCGTGGTGTACGCCGGCGCGATCCTGGTGACGTTCCTGTTCGTGCTGATGCTTGCGCAGCCGCAAGGGCACGCCTATTATGACCGCGTCAGTTGGGAGGCGCTCGTTTCGGCCGCCGTCGGCGCCGTGATGATCGGCATCCTGTCGATGGTCATTGGCGATGCCTTCTCGCCGCATGCTGCCGTCGCCGAAGACTCCGCGCAAGCCACGCCGGTTTACGAGTACCATCCCGGCATCGAAGATCCGATCGCGGGTCGTGACGTGCCGCAGCGCCAGGACGAAATTCTCTCGGACCGCCACATGGATCATCTGGGTGCACAGCTTTTCAGCCGGCACCTGATCGCCGTGGAAGTGGCGGGCACGATGCTCTTGGCCGCGCTGGTCGGCGCCGTGGCGATCGCCATTCAAAGCAAGCCCATGCCGCGCCCGGCAGGAGGATCGCGCCATGGGTGA
- a CDS encoding serine hydrolase domain-containing protein, with amino-acid sequence MMRRSSRLCAALVILWSAASWSVPLHAAVPDGAIAKIDAIVQEGLDKKIASYAVGVMKDGRLVLARGYGYADVENGVPATAETVYRLGSITKQFTSMAIMQLAEAGKLSIDDELTRFLPDYPVQDHKVTIQHLLNHTSGIKSYTSLPNFFRTARQDLSHDEMLALFKEHPFDFSPGEKFQYNNSGYYLLGVVIEKASGQSYADYLEEHIFKPLGMHATRYGDMRPVIPRRAMAYKRERGQLINDAPISMTAPGAAGALVSNVLDLLKWHQALEAGDFITPASYEALYRPTTLPDGKVQKYGYGWGVGEMSGHRKLSHGGGINGFSTMIGRYPDDRLAVIVLANTAGAPAGGIESRIAKVMLGIEDPPVEDRPTDAALVAPLAGTYDLEGDKLEVIAEDGKLYVQAPRQPRDRLKYQGDLKFVASANEEVRFAFKVADDRVTAIDVDLSGQSLTAKPISDEKK; translated from the coding sequence ATGATGCGACGTTCGTCAAGGCTGTGTGCGGCGCTGGTCATCTTATGGTCGGCCGCAAGTTGGTCAGTCCCCTTGCACGCCGCGGTGCCCGACGGCGCCATCGCCAAGATCGACGCGATCGTCCAGGAGGGGCTCGACAAGAAGATCGCCTCGTACGCCGTGGGCGTGATGAAAGACGGTCGGCTGGTTCTCGCCCGCGGGTATGGCTATGCCGACGTCGAGAACGGCGTCCCGGCCACGGCCGAAACCGTGTATCGCCTGGGCTCGATCACCAAGCAGTTCACCTCCATGGCCATCATGCAACTGGCCGAGGCGGGCAAGCTGTCGATCGACGACGAGCTGACCAGGTTCCTGCCCGACTATCCCGTGCAAGATCACAAGGTCACGATTCAGCATCTGTTGAATCACACTTCGGGCATCAAGAGTTATACGAGCTTGCCGAATTTCTTTCGCACGGCACGGCAGGATCTGTCGCACGACGAAATGCTGGCGCTGTTCAAAGAGCACCCCTTCGATTTTTCGCCGGGCGAAAAGTTCCAGTACAACAATTCCGGCTATTACCTGCTGGGGGTCGTGATCGAAAAGGCCAGCGGACAGTCGTACGCCGATTATCTGGAAGAACACATCTTCAAGCCCTTGGGTATGCACGCCACGCGCTACGGCGACATGCGTCCCGTCATTCCCCGCCGGGCAATGGCCTACAAGCGCGAGCGCGGCCAGTTGATCAACGATGCGCCGATCAGCATGACGGCGCCGGGCGCCGCCGGAGCACTCGTTTCGAACGTCCTGGACCTGCTCAAGTGGCATCAGGCACTCGAGGCGGGCGACTTCATCACGCCTGCTTCGTACGAAGCGCTGTACCGGCCGACGACGCTACCCGACGGCAAGGTCCAGAAGTACGGTTACGGTTGGGGCGTGGGCGAAATGTCGGGGCATCGCAAGCTGAGCCACGGCGGGGGGATCAACGGCTTTTCGACCATGATTGGCCGCTATCCGGACGATCGCCTGGCCGTGATCGTGCTGGCCAATACGGCCGGGGCGCCGGCCGGAGGGATCGAAAGTCGCATCGCCAAGGTTATGCTGGGAATTGAAGATCCACCGGTCGAGGATCGCCCGACCGACGCCGCGCTCGTCGCGCCCTTGGCGGGCACGTACGACTTGGAAGGGGATAAGCTGGAAGTTATCGCCGAGGATGGCAAGTTGTACGTACAAGCGCCGCGTCAGCCGCGCGATCGCTTGAAGTACCAGGGCGACCTGAAGTTCGTCGCCTCGGCCAACGAGGAAGTCCGCTTTGCGTTCAAGGTCGCTGACGACCGAGTGACCGCGATCGATGTCGACCTGTCCGGCCAAAGCCTGACGGCAAAACCAATTTCCGACGAAAAAAAATAG
- a CDS encoding autorepressor SdpR family transcription factor — MNEAFQALVDPTRREILRLLRRRDMTAGEIADRFPLARSTLSGHFTVLKHAGLILAEKRGTTIVYSLNMSVVDETVAAVLEIFNVGSQRKKASPCKPVTAGKSRNSS; from the coding sequence ATGAACGAAGCATTTCAGGCCCTCGTAGATCCGACGCGTCGCGAGATTCTTCGCCTCTTGCGGCGACGCGATATGACGGCCGGCGAAATTGCCGACCGGTTCCCGCTCGCGCGATCGACGCTCTCCGGACATTTCACCGTTCTAAAGCACGCAGGGTTGATTCTGGCCGAGAAACGGGGCACCACGATCGTCTACAGTCTGAACATGTCGGTCGTCGACGAAACGGTCGCGGCCGTGCTCGAGATTTTTAACGTCGGCAGTCAGCGAAAGAAGGCCTCCCCATGCAAACCAGTTACCGCCGGGAAATCCCGCAACTCGTCGTGA
- a CDS encoding NADH-quinone oxidoreductase subunit I: protein MKPNDPAVKWVEEPQLGLAGKMYLPLFLQGLTTTTRHLFSPKITVSFPEVKPKIRNPLIYRGVHRLNKDSQGRVKCVACFLCATACPAHCIDIVASPSPWPDREKYPESFTIDELRCIYCGMCEEACPVDAIELTSLFDLTGRSREEMIFDKEKLLSVFDQTKDAEPMQSTAVGGTL from the coding sequence ATGAAGCCGAACGATCCGGCCGTGAAATGGGTCGAAGAGCCGCAGTTGGGGCTGGCGGGCAAGATGTATTTGCCGCTGTTCCTGCAGGGGCTCACGACGACCACGCGCCATCTGTTCTCGCCGAAGATCACGGTCAGCTTCCCGGAAGTGAAGCCGAAGATTCGCAATCCGCTCATCTATCGCGGCGTGCATCGCTTGAACAAGGACAGTCAGGGGCGCGTGAAGTGCGTGGCCTGCTTCCTGTGCGCCACGGCTTGCCCGGCGCATTGCATCGATATCGTGGCTTCGCCCAGCCCCTGGCCCGACCGCGAAAAGTACCCCGAGAGCTTCACGATCGACGAGCTGCGCTGCATTTACTGCGGCATGTGCGAAGAAGCCTGCCCGGTGGACGCGATCGAGCTGACCAGCTTGTTCGATCTGACGGGCCGCAGCCGCGAGGAAATGATCTTCGATAAAGAGAAGTTGCTCAGCGTGTTCGACCAGACCAAGGATGCCGAGCCGATGCAATCGACGGCCGTCGGAGGCACGCTGTGA
- a CDS encoding NADH-quinone oxidoreductase subunit N: protein MSTETVFCLMPEMVLVAAATLIFLAGVFIPGRAVWSAIAAGAVVLAGWMLYGQYTNLFWAGGHPVRDAAAAEMERAETGAPAPEYPAEPILSVALAGPLKVDLFSQYVRWLVLVVALVLVLMSLQLAPDVQVPEYLGTLLLAVAGMMIVASAQELVLLFVGLELISIPTYILLYLGRRTVESQEATAKYFYLSILSSAITLYGFSFLYGAGGSTELARIQEALGNIDETSGMLWFARLALVLIFAGLCFKVTAVPFHFYAPDVYQGTTATNATVLSVLPKLGGLVVLVRIVLVAMPGFETYAWQIALVLALLTMTLGNVVALWQDNVRRLLAYSSIAHGGYMLIGLAVAFAAGSGADAATGFDGIGAMLFYITVYALATAGAFATIVYLGRDDRPIENVDELAGAARAYPWAGISMAIFMFSLTGIPPLAGFWGKLNLFAGALSVRPPNADAAAPREWFLFLAVIGVLNAAISAGYYLRIVGVMYFRSSSRELKAQAAWGPGAAMLLCAALVVLVGLQPNPVQVGANAAAQSARLPGTPFAAPVAATGNADAAEYTSSVAAAAAGQ, encoded by the coding sequence GTGTCGACTGAAACCGTTTTCTGCCTGATGCCCGAAATGGTGCTGGTGGCCGCCGCCACGCTGATTTTCCTGGCCGGTGTTTTTATCCCCGGCCGGGCCGTCTGGTCGGCGATTGCCGCGGGCGCCGTGGTGCTGGCCGGATGGATGCTCTACGGCCAGTACACGAATCTTTTCTGGGCCGGCGGCCATCCGGTGCGCGACGCGGCGGCGGCCGAGATGGAGCGAGCCGAGACGGGAGCACCTGCGCCTGAATACCCGGCCGAGCCGATCCTGTCGGTCGCCCTGGCGGGCCCGCTCAAGGTCGATCTGTTCAGCCAGTACGTGCGCTGGTTGGTGCTGGTCGTGGCGCTCGTGCTGGTGCTGATGTCGCTGCAACTCGCGCCCGACGTGCAAGTGCCAGAATACTTGGGCACGCTGCTCCTGGCGGTCGCCGGCATGATGATCGTCGCGTCGGCCCAGGAGCTGGTGCTCTTGTTCGTCGGGCTGGAGCTGATTTCGATTCCGACCTACATCCTGCTTTACCTGGGGCGTCGCACGGTCGAGTCACAGGAAGCGACGGCCAAGTACTTCTACCTCAGCATCCTGTCGTCGGCCATAACGTTGTACGGGTTCAGCTTCTTGTACGGAGCCGGCGGCTCGACCGAACTGGCGCGCATTCAGGAAGCTCTGGGCAACATCGACGAAACGAGTGGCATGCTGTGGTTCGCGCGGCTGGCGCTGGTGTTGATCTTCGCCGGCCTGTGCTTCAAGGTCACGGCCGTGCCGTTTCACTTTTACGCGCCGGACGTCTATCAGGGAACCACGGCCACGAACGCGACGGTGCTCTCGGTATTGCCGAAATTGGGCGGTCTGGTCGTGCTGGTGCGCATCGTGCTCGTGGCCATGCCGGGCTTTGAAACCTACGCCTGGCAGATCGCCCTGGTGCTGGCTCTGCTGACCATGACGCTCGGCAACGTCGTGGCCCTGTGGCAGGACAATGTGCGCCGGCTGTTGGCCTATTCGTCGATCGCCCACGGCGGCTACATGCTGATCGGCCTGGCGGTGGCGTTTGCGGCGGGCAGCGGGGCGGACGCGGCGACCGGCTTTGACGGCATCGGCGCCATGCTCTTCTACATCACCGTCTATGCACTGGCGACGGCCGGTGCCTTTGCCACGATTGTCTACCTGGGGCGCGATGATCGGCCGATCGAAAACGTCGATGAATTGGCCGGCGCGGCGCGGGCGTATCCGTGGGCCGGCATCTCGATGGCCATCTTCATGTTCAGCCTGACGGGCATTCCACCGCTGGCCGGCTTCTGGGGGAAGCTGAATCTTTTCGCGGGCGCCCTGAGCGTTCGTCCGCCGAACGCCGATGCTGCCGCCCCGCGCGAGTGGTTCTTGTTCCTGGCCGTGATCGGCGTGCTGAACGCCGCGATTTCGGCCGGCTACTATTTGCGCATCGTGGGCGTGATGTACTTCCGCAGTTCGTCGCGTGAGCTGAAAGCGCAAGCCGCTTGGGGCCCGGGCGCGGCCATGCTTCTGTGCGCGGCGCTGGTGGTCCTGGTGGGCCTGCAACCCAATCCCGTGCAAGTGGGCGCCAATGCCGCGGCCCAATCGGCCCGATTGCCGGGGACGCCCTTTGCGGCGCCGGTGGCGGCGACGGGCAATGCCGATGCCGCCGAATACACATCAAGTGTCGCGGCAGCGGCGGCTGGGCAGTAG
- a CDS encoding pyridoxal-phosphate dependent enzyme — translation MRRSLSLRPPTFQDVLAAQERIRPYLAPTPFYSYPAMNELLGATAFIKHENYQPVGAFKVRGGVNLVSQLSDEEGKRGLIAVSSGNHGQSVAYAARLFGVSARIVVPREANPGKVAAMQGMGAEVIFHGANFDEARAHCEALAREHGYRYVHSGDEPLLIAGVATETLEMLSDQPDLAAIFVPIGGGSGAAGAALVARELAPACRVVGVQAERSPAAYHSWRERRIAEAPNQTFAEGLGTGAGFALPQAMLWEMLKEFLLVTDDEIRQAMLWMIERAHTLAEGAGAAALAAAYRLRHEFAGQKIGVICSGGNTSLAHLREALG, via the coding sequence TTGCGAAGGAGCCTTTCCCTGAGACCGCCGACTTTCCAGGATGTACTGGCCGCGCAAGAGCGCATTCGGCCGTACCTCGCGCCCACGCCGTTCTATTCCTACCCGGCGATGAATGAGCTGTTGGGCGCGACCGCATTCATCAAGCACGAGAACTATCAGCCGGTCGGCGCCTTCAAGGTGCGCGGCGGGGTGAATCTCGTCTCGCAGCTTTCGGACGAGGAGGGCAAGCGCGGGCTGATCGCGGTCTCCAGCGGCAACCATGGACAATCCGTGGCCTACGCGGCGCGGCTGTTCGGCGTCAGCGCGCGCATCGTCGTCCCGCGCGAGGCTAACCCCGGCAAGGTCGCGGCCATGCAAGGCATGGGGGCCGAGGTGATTTTTCACGGCGCCAATTTCGACGAGGCACGGGCGCATTGCGAGGCCCTCGCGCGCGAGCATGGCTATCGCTACGTCCATTCCGGCGACGAACCGCTGTTGATCGCGGGCGTGGCGACCGAAACGCTCGAGATGCTGTCGGACCAGCCCGATCTGGCGGCGATCTTCGTCCCCATTGGCGGCGGCAGCGGCGCGGCGGGCGCGGCGCTCGTGGCACGCGAGCTCGCCCCGGCTTGTCGCGTCGTCGGCGTGCAGGCCGAACGCTCGCCGGCGGCGTATCACTCGTGGCGCGAGCGACGAATCGCCGAAGCGCCGAACCAGACGTTCGCCGAAGGGCTCGGCACCGGCGCCGGCTTCGCGCTGCCACAAGCCATGCTGTGGGAGATGCTCAAAGAGTTCTTGCTCGTCACGGACGACGAGATTCGCCAGGCCATGCTGTGGATGATCGAGCGCGCGCACACGCTGGCCGAAGGAGCCGGCGCCGCGGCCTTGGCAGCGGCCTACCGCCTGCGCCACGAGTTCGCCGGCCAGAAAATCGGTGTGATCTGCTCGGGCGGCAACACGTCGCTGGCCCATTTGCGCGAAGCGCTTGGTTAG
- the nuoK gene encoding NADH-quinone oxidoreductase subunit NuoK: protein MGELQLLQSYLVVGAMLFSIGLVGVLTRRNMIIMFLAVEMMLQGVSISLVAWSRFHNDWGGQILVIFILTVAACEAAIALVLVLMLFYRSGRLDIAAWQHLRESNQGAFVDAELPEAEVEEPQWPALTPSGVEPPAPAEPVVHRTHV, encoded by the coding sequence ATGGGTGAGCTGCAACTTCTGCAAAGTTACCTGGTCGTGGGGGCGATGCTGTTTTCGATCGGCCTGGTTGGCGTGCTCACGCGGCGGAACATGATCATCATGTTCCTGGCCGTGGAAATGATGCTGCAAGGCGTCTCGATCAGCCTGGTCGCGTGGAGCCGGTTCCACAACGATTGGGGGGGCCAGATCCTGGTGATCTTTATTCTCACCGTGGCAGCTTGCGAAGCGGCGATTGCCCTGGTGCTGGTGCTGATGCTGTTCTATCGCAGCGGTCGGCTGGATATCGCTGCGTGGCAGCATTTGCGCGAATCGAACCAGGGGGCCTTCGTCGATGCCGAACTGCCCGAGGCCGAGGTGGAAGAACCGCAGTGGCCGGCCCTGACGCCCTCGGGCGTGGAACCGCCCGCGCCTGCCGAACCCGTGGTACACCGCACACATGTCTGA
- a CDS encoding NADH-quinone oxidoreductase subunit M gives MNWLLATVLLPLAGIALIWVFGDSSRGPARMIALVTSLVTLLMAAGIVKSYVDHHNAAAVEAAANESIDMSDSFADSGSTAPVDRGVPSFDRPWIHAYGVEVRFSLALDGLSVWLFGLSALLVLTSVLVSWEAIDDRAPTFYALLLLLETGMLGVFAARDVILFYVFFEFTLIPLFFLIGIWGYEDRRYAAIKFFVFTLAGSLFTFLGLLAIVLWNFYHASQGVLDFSFDGVMTALAVDPIPESLQIWIFLALFAGFAVKVPLFPVHTWLPLAHTQAPTAGSVLLAGILLKVGSYGFVRFNLAMLPDASIVCMPWLLGLSAAGIVYGALVALAQSDMKRMIAYSSVSHLGFCMLGVFSLNRLGVQGGVLQMINHGLSTGGLFAIIGMMYERYHTREISDYGGLARRTPILAFFMLVFTFSSIGVPGLNGFSGEFLLLSGAFQRGWAEAPAAWSLAGRVFSVAAVSGVILGAWYMLWLVQRVFFGPLHEPAHEGAHHEVHDLNFREICALVPLVVFVFWIGLVPQHFLQPMANSLDPVADKIAAKIDANDAPENRPLLAREHAGSIVRKEVARVD, from the coding sequence GTGAACTGGTTGCTGGCTACTGTATTGCTGCCGCTTGCTGGAATTGCCCTGATCTGGGTGTTCGGCGATTCCTCGCGCGGGCCGGCACGCATGATCGCGCTTGTGACCAGCCTGGTCACGCTGCTCATGGCCGCGGGCATCGTCAAATCGTACGTCGACCATCACAATGCCGCGGCGGTGGAAGCAGCGGCGAACGAATCGATCGACATGTCCGATAGCTTTGCCGACAGCGGAAGCACCGCGCCCGTCGACCGCGGCGTGCCGTCGTTCGATCGGCCCTGGATCCACGCGTATGGCGTGGAAGTGCGATTTTCGCTGGCCCTCGACGGTCTGAGCGTGTGGCTCTTCGGGTTAAGCGCGCTCTTGGTGCTGACCAGCGTGCTTGTGAGTTGGGAGGCGATCGACGACCGGGCGCCGACCTTTTACGCGCTGTTGTTGCTGCTCGAAACCGGCATGCTGGGCGTCTTCGCGGCGCGTGACGTGATCCTGTTCTACGTCTTCTTCGAGTTCACGCTGATCCCACTCTTTTTCTTGATCGGTATCTGGGGTTACGAGGACCGCCGCTACGCCGCCATCAAATTCTTCGTCTTCACGCTGGCCGGCAGCTTGTTCACGTTCCTGGGCTTGCTGGCCATCGTGCTGTGGAACTTCTATCACGCCAGCCAAGGCGTGCTCGATTTCTCGTTCGACGGCGTGATGACGGCGCTGGCCGTCGACCCGATTCCAGAGTCGCTGCAGATCTGGATTTTCCTGGCACTGTTCGCCGGCTTTGCCGTGAAAGTGCCGCTCTTTCCGGTCCACACCTGGCTGCCACTGGCGCACACGCAAGCGCCTACGGCGGGCAGCGTGCTCCTGGCCGGCATTCTGCTCAAGGTCGGCTCCTACGGCTTTGTGCGCTTTAACCTGGCCATGCTTCCGGACGCCTCGATCGTCTGCATGCCGTGGCTGCTGGGCCTTTCGGCCGCTGGCATCGTGTACGGCGCGCTCGTGGCCCTGGCGCAAAGCGATATGAAACGCATGATCGCCTACTCCAGCGTCAGCCACTTGGGCTTTTGCATGTTGGGCGTTTTCTCGCTCAACCGCTTGGGCGTTCAGGGCGGTGTGCTGCAAATGATCAACCACGGCCTGTCGACCGGCGGGCTGTTCGCCATCATCGGCATGATGTACGAGCGCTACCACACCCGCGAGATCAGCGACTATGGAGGCTTGGCGCGGCGCACGCCGATTTTGGCCTTCTTCATGCTCGTGTTCACGTTCTCCAGCATCGGCGTGCCGGGCCTGAATGGCTTTTCCGGCGAGTTCTTGCTCCTCAGCGGTGCTTTTCAGCGCGGCTGGGCCGAGGCGCCGGCCGCCTGGTCTCTGGCCGGGCGCGTATTCTCCGTGGCCGCGGTGTCGGGCGTGATCCTGGGTGCCTGGTACATGCTGTGGCTCGTGCAGCGTGTGTTTTTTGGTCCGCTCCACGAGCCCGCGCACGAAGGCGCGCATCATGAAGTACACGATTTGAACTTCCGCGAGATTTGCGCCCTGGTGCCGCTCGTGGTGTTTGTTTTCTGGATCGGCCTGGTGCCGCAGCATTTCTTGCAGCCGATGGCGAACTCGCTCGATCCGGTGGCCGATAAGATCGCCGCCAAAATTGATGCGAACGACGCGCCCGAAAATCGTCCGCTGCTCGCCCGCGAGCACGCGGGTTCGATCGTGCGGAAGGAGGTGGCGCGTGTCGACTGA
- the nuoL gene encoding NADH-quinone oxidoreductase subunit L → MSEDDRIKTLMVLIPAMPLASTLITAALGRSVLRTRAHLPTIFAFVTSFVLSLFLLLDVRTRVNDMHAAEAAGKPTAIGVEVWHTLWTWASIPGEYHRTDVDVDGGPAPADVAGHDFDYVIDVTLRADPLTAIMLCMVTFVSSLVAIYAAGYMHDDRGYWRFFTYVSLFVFSMTMLVSVSNFVLLYVFWEAVGVCSYLLVGFWYEKPSAAAAGKKAFLVNRVGDFGFAIGLFLIWITYGTLNFHDTPAADGTAAVAGILGQTRLADPALYVGGGVGLAICLCLLTGACGKSAQFPLHVWLPDAMEGPTPVSALIHAATMVTAGVYMIARCTPLFVAAPESQEFVAVIGGFTALLAALIAVTQTDLKRVLAYSTISQLGYMFLGLGVGTLAGISAGMFHLFTHAFFKALLFLAAGSVMHAMGGVIDMRRFSGLRRLMPTTFWTFWFGALALSGVFPFAGFWSKDAIIGAVGDRGAHSELYSVLFWASLFTAFLTAFYTFRGLFLTFYGRERVPPEAGHHAHESPSVMTFPLMVLAVCALAVGAVFEWHHAFAHFLGSTPSLAYAGIQPSPEVHAPHEHGHLGLALFSTVVALTGVGLAAYFYLGDRKAIDRLTRLMKSPLGLKLYQLSSGKFYIDAIYNLFIVWPLRTLAAVSSWFDRWVIDGIVNLCGQVPIVGGAILRSLQSGMVQFYALVMVLGTLVLIGTLFLWPTG, encoded by the coding sequence ATGTCTGAAGACGACAGAATCAAGACGTTGATGGTGCTGATCCCGGCGATGCCTCTGGCGTCGACGCTGATCACGGCCGCGCTTGGCCGCTCGGTGCTGCGCACGCGGGCCCACCTGCCGACAATCTTTGCGTTCGTCACGTCGTTCGTGCTAAGCCTGTTTTTGCTCTTGGATGTTCGCACGCGCGTCAACGACATGCACGCTGCCGAAGCAGCCGGCAAACCAACCGCGATCGGCGTCGAGGTGTGGCACACGCTGTGGACCTGGGCCTCGATCCCGGGCGAATACCATCGCACGGATGTTGACGTCGATGGCGGCCCGGCGCCGGCCGACGTGGCCGGGCACGATTTCGATTACGTGATCGACGTCACGCTGCGGGCCGATCCGCTCACGGCAATCATGCTGTGCATGGTAACGTTCGTCTCGTCGCTGGTGGCAATTTACGCCGCCGGCTACATGCACGACGATCGCGGCTACTGGCGATTCTTCACGTACGTTTCGCTGTTCGTGTTCTCGATGACGATGCTGGTTTCGGTCAGCAATTTCGTCTTGCTGTACGTGTTCTGGGAAGCGGTGGGGGTGTGCAGTTACCTGCTGGTCGGCTTCTGGTACGAGAAGCCCAGCGCCGCGGCCGCCGGTAAGAAGGCGTTCCTTGTGAATCGCGTGGGCGACTTTGGCTTCGCGATCGGCCTGTTCCTGATTTGGATCACCTACGGCACGCTGAACTTTCACGATACGCCGGCCGCCGACGGCACGGCCGCGGTTGCCGGCATCCTGGGACAAACCCGTCTGGCCGATCCGGCCTTGTATGTTGGTGGCGGCGTCGGCCTGGCGATTTGCCTGTGCTTGCTGACCGGGGCCTGCGGCAAAAGCGCGCAGTTTCCGCTGCACGTGTGGTTGCCCGACGCCATGGAGGGCCCCACGCCCGTCAGCGCCTTGATCCATGCCGCCACGATGGTCACGGCCGGCGTGTACATGATCGCTCGCTGTACGCCTTTGTTCGTTGCGGCGCCTGAGTCGCAGGAATTCGTGGCCGTCATTGGCGGATTTACGGCACTGCTGGCCGCGCTGATCGCCGTCACGCAAACCGATCTCAAGCGCGTGCTCGCCTATTCCACGATCAGCCAGTTGGGCTACATGTTCCTGGGATTGGGCGTCGGCACGCTGGCCGGGATTTCCGCCGGCATGTTCCACCTGTTCACGCACGCCTTCTTCAAGGCGCTCTTGTTCCTGGCCGCCGGTAGCGTCATGCACGCCATGGGGGGCGTGATCGACATGCGCCGCTTCAGCGGCCTGCGCCGCTTGATGCCCACCACGTTCTGGACCTTCTGGTTCGGGGCGCTGGCTTTGTCGGGCGTGTTCCCGTTCGCGGGCTTTTGGAGCAAGGACGCCATTATCGGCGCCGTGGGCGATCGCGGCGCGCACTCCGAACTGTATAGCGTGCTGTTTTGGGCGTCGCTGTTCACGGCCTTCTTGACGGCGTTCTATACGTTCCGCGGCTTGTTCCTGACGTTCTACGGCCGCGAGCGCGTTCCCCCCGAGGCCGGACATCATGCGCATGAATCTCCTTCGGTGATGACGTTCCCGTTGATGGTGCTGGCCGTTTGTGCGCTGGCCGTGGGGGCGGTGTTCGAGTGGCACCACGCGTTTGCCCACTTTCTGGGGAGCACGCCTTCGTTGGCGTACGCGGGCATTCAGCCATCGCCCGAAGTTCATGCACCGCACGAGCATGGCCATTTGGGGCTTGCGCTATTCAGCACCGTGGTCGCTCTGACGGGCGTAGGCCTGGCCGCCTACTTCTACTTGGGCGATCGCAAAGCCATTGATCGCTTGACCCGGCTGATGAAATCGCCGCTGGGGCTGAAGCTGTATCAACTTTCGTCCGGCAAGTTCTACATCGACGCGATCTACAACCTGTTCATCGTCTGGCCGCTGCGCACGCTGGCCGCGGTGAGCTCCTGGTTCGATCGCTGGGTCATCGACGGAATCGTGAATCTCTGCGGCCAGGTGCCGATCGTGGGCGGCGCGATCTTGCGTTCGCTGCAGTCGGGCATGGTGCAGTTTTACGCCCTGGTGATGGTGCTGGGGACCTTGGTATTGATCGGAACCTTGTTCCTCTGGCCGACAGGATGA
- a CDS encoding SdpI family protein gives MQTSYRREIPQLVVILAMLAVAVAVWPLAPERLPVHWNLAGEVDRYGGRFEALFVMPIVAAGIYLLLLFLPRIDPGRANYESFAKTYALIRTAILAMLAFFYACMLLAGFGFRVDMQLLTPAAVGIVFCVLGNVAGKIRPNWFVGVRTPWTLSSRESWNKTHRLAGRLFIILGLMLIAVGFIPGPTSLIVVIGVGILMLVWLVVYSYMIWRTDPDRIRPAGTSPSSE, from the coding sequence ATGCAAACCAGTTACCGCCGGGAAATCCCGCAACTCGTCGTGATTTTGGCGATGTTGGCCGTGGCCGTAGCTGTCTGGCCGCTTGCGCCGGAGCGTCTTCCAGTTCACTGGAACCTCGCCGGCGAAGTCGATCGCTACGGCGGCAGATTCGAAGCGCTGTTCGTGATGCCAATTGTCGCAGCGGGCATCTACTTGCTGTTGCTCTTCCTCCCGCGCATCGACCCCGGCCGCGCGAATTACGAAAGCTTCGCCAAGACCTATGCGCTGATTCGTACGGCAATCCTGGCGATGCTGGCCTTCTTCTATGCGTGCATGCTCCTAGCCGGCTTCGGCTTTCGTGTCGATATGCAGTTACTCACTCCGGCGGCTGTTGGCATCGTGTTCTGCGTGCTCGGCAACGTGGCCGGCAAGATTCGCCCGAACTGGTTCGTCGGCGTGCGCACGCCATGGACGCTCTCGAGCCGGGAGTCCTGGAACAAGACTCATCGACTGGCCGGCCGGTTGTTCATCATTCTGGGCCTGATGTTGATCGCCGTAGGATTCATTCCCGGCCCGACATCTCTTATCGTTGTGATCGGCGTCGGGATCTTGATGCTCGTGTGGCTCGTCGTTTACTCGTACATGATCTGGCGCACGGACCCTGACCGCATTCGGCCCGCGGGAACGTCCCCTTCCTCGGAGTGA